The following DNA comes from Candidatus Peregrinibacteria bacterium.
GAAATTGCTACTGAAGTCCATCTCCTATCCCCAGAATAATCATGACCCAAACTAAAATTGACATCTCTTAATCCAAAATTTGAATCATCTTGGTTATCCTCATAATAATCTCCATTTATCACAGCAGTTGGCTCAAATCCATTTAGCTTTCTATTGTCTACAACACTGGAGACGGCACTTGTCAATATGCTTTTAAAAGTACTTAAAATGAAATTTTTCTTTATGTTTCCATTGGAATCTGTATCACCTATTCGTACTCCATCCTCTAAATTGATGTAATGCTTAAAACACGCTCTTCTTTCCAAACTTGAATTAAGATCAATAATTAAGAAATGATGATTACCATCAGTTTTATACAACACCGGACTGTGGAGAGCATGACCTGCCGTGTTATCTATTCTTGTGCCTTCAAAATTTTGTGCCAATCCTGATTCATAAGAATACGGATCACTTTCAGGAAAGCCAAATTTACCTCCTGAGCCTCCATTATTGTTGTAGTAATTATCAATTTCAGAAGGCACATAGTACGCCTTCTGTTTATTTTCACTTAATATCTCATTTTCTTTCGTGGTCATCATATAGACTTGCCCTTCCATAAAATTCTGATAAGTACCTCCTGACCCAAAACCACTATCAGTTGCATATTGTTCGTGATCAGTAGGTATACCCAATTCTTGTATCGCTTTTTGGTCATCCTCTTCTAATTTTGTTAAAACTTTTCCTTTTACCCGAAAGATATTTCCTCCACTTGTGTTTGGACTATAATACAAAACACTTTCATCGTTATTTGGGCAGTATGTCGATTGTTGATCTTCACAAGCACCTTCTATGTAGGTGCCTAACTTTGGTGAAAATCTAAAATTATCATACATACTGAAATTATTACCGATCTTTATTAATTCTGGAGTAAGTGTGCCTGAATTATCGGTAATATAAACATCAATCATATCTCGTATTTCACGCCTTTCCTTCCAATACTCATACCCTTTTGCATTGCTTTTAAACCACGCTCCATGCGTTGCGAGGGCATAAGTATGATCCACATCTCCAAACATTTTTGTTGTTTTTGGGATGCAAGGAAGTCCGTATTCATACCCATAATCGGGATTTTCTACTGAGAAATTGTCAAATTCTGATTTCGTTAAAAAACACTTCATCCCTTCATCTTTTTCCGAAATAGAATCTCCATAGACAAAAACATACTCACCGTTATATAAGTCTTCATAAAAATAACTTCCCACCTTTTCCCCATTCTTCAAAAAGCTCACCGTCCACCCCCCATTACTCACCTGCTCCCCAATGGAATAATTTCCAGTGCCATCTGGACTGAGAGAAATATATAACACCCCGGTAAATCCATCTTTCGTTATGGGTTTGTTAGGAGTGATAATGGTTCTTCCTGCCTGTACATCCGCATGCATATTTTGCTTTGTGTTTTGAGAAAGACTGAGAGAATCAATAACAGATGCATTCGAAGAAGTAATGGTATAGACCGCATAGTCTTGAGGATTCGCATACGCATACTGAAGACCTTGTACGGTAGAAATTGCCTCTAGCCCAGCAATATCCTCAAAAAATTGTGCTTCATCGTAAGAAAACTGCTCACCAAGCAAAAGAGTCATATCCGTAAAATGATTTTTATAATTCCCCCTATGAGAATACATGCCTCCAAACACGATGGCGGCATCTATGGTGAGCCCTTTAAAATCAAATGCCGTGGGAACTCCGTTTGAGGGTGCGAGAATTCGGTTTTGTGTCACCGTTGCCTGCGCAAAACCAAGCTGAAAATTAAAATCGAAGGTTTTTTTCAAAAGATCTCCGCTTTCTTGTGCTCTTCTCAAATATTCACGAGCGAGAGCCGCATTGCCCTCCAGAAGAATTCTGCTGTTTCGATCGGGGTCGGATTCATCGTCAAGTGTTGGATCAGGTGCAACTTTTGAGAGCGTTATAAAAATTCCTTCACTATTCCCGGCAATAGAAAATTTTTCCGCCTCGTACAGATTTTGCGAATCAAGTGAATATTCGTACTTGAGAATAAGGCGATCTCCAATGGATATCGGCGTTGTCCCAACTTCTTGTATTCCCTCACTGTGAAGCTTGGGAACAATAGCAACAAGATGAGCCGGAGTCGCATAGATTCCTTCGTAGGAAGCGATAGTGTCTTTATCAGCTTCAGTGGCTCCTTCATACCCCAAATCCACCGGCACATTATTGATTTCATTCCCATAAAACGTGGTCGAAAGGAGTTCGGTATTATCCGATTGTTTTCGAAGCGAAATATCTACCCGATGTCTTTTGCTGTTCGGTAAAACAGACCACTGTTCCGTGGCAATGGTCGATGTGCTTACCGGAAAATACGGAAGGGTTGGTGGCAGAATATCTTGCACTCTTCCCACAGTTGAGAGTGTCGATTGATATTGCTCTTCCGTGATGTCTTTTCCGGTTTGGGTTTTGAGATCGTCAATATATTTTTCGAGTGGCGACAGATCACCTTGGTACGATAAAAAATCAGTCCAAAAGGTCTGTGTGTCAAAACTGGCAGTATCATGAACAATCTCTTTCGGATCCCGAATATATTCCTGCAAAACCGGTTCTATGCCAATCCATTGTTTTTTGGAAAATTGGGAAGACTCGCGAAGAATAGTTTCTACCTCAGCAGTATTGGTCGCGGATGAAAAATCGAGATCATTGCTTCTGTTCCCTGCTAATTGGTCATATTCAAAATACATTTCTGGATGAACCCATTCCACGACAAAATGTGTTTCACCCGAGAAATCGTATGTATCCAGATGTATTCCCTGAGCAGAAGCATCCAGCACAAAAACGGGAATCAGGTTCCAATAGAGCGTGGCATATACCGTACGAGCCTCTTCTACCGCCAGAAGTTTTTTGAGCTGATCAATACTCATAAGCACCGGTGATTTTCTGTATCTCGCAGGGATACCAGAAGCTCGCAAGAGGGCAATCGCAAGAGATGCGGCATCGGTATCGTTACAAACTCGCTCTCGAAGACACCCAAGAGCGCCTTTTTTCGCCCCATAATATGGTTCATAAACGATATTCTCTTTTACAAAGTTGGTAATACGTACCGGATTCTTCCCGAGTTCTTCAGCAAGTGCAGATATCTCTTCGTTTATGATAATTTCATTGCCATCCTCCTGAACATCTGCCAAAACCGGAAGTTCTTGTGAAAGTGATACTATATTTCCTGATGCCTGAATGAGGGTATTCACATTCCCCAATTCAAGAGACTCCACCTGAATCTCCTCCTGAGAAAAATCGAAAGAAGAGGGAGTATTGAGAAGAGGAGCATCAACCAAAAACGAATCGAAAAGAGCTGAAAGCGAACTCACCTCTGACGCACCAGAAGGAGAATAGATGATTTCTGTTTTCCCGAGAGAAAGGGCATCAATCATATCCGTAATGTGTGAGAAGTAGTTTTGTTTCCGCTCCTCAGAAACAGAAGCTGTTGCCAGATTTTCCTGTTCAAATGCTAAAAAATCTTCAAGCCGAATCTTGAGATCCGCCTGTTTCTCTTGTAACTCTTCTTCGGTCAAACTCGATCCATCGAGTGCTTTATTTTCTGAAAGCAAACGATATTCACGCATAAGAACTGTATAACTCTCTGTCGTTGTTGGGTTTTCTTCAACCGGAAAGGGATCAAAAACCGGATTCAATGGACTCCCCTGAAAGGGGTCACTCTGAAAGGGATCACCCTGAAAGGGATCACTCTGAAAAAGTTGTTCAGCAAGAGCAACAGATGTCTGAGAAATTGCACTGATTACCAAAAAAAGTGACAGTAAAAAAGCAAGGCATCTTTTCATGCATATATAAAAAAAGAACAACTTTTGGAGTATGAAAGATAATTTCTTTACTTGTCAAAAGAATAAGAAATGAGAATGATATTCAAAAAATCTCTCTCACTCGTTCTGGTCGGTTGTGAGGAGGTGTTTTTGTGGTCGAGTCCAAAAGACTCGACCGAACGGAGGTTGCTTATTAGTCCAACCCTATGCAAATATTCTCCACTTCTTCTAAAAGCTTCATTTCCTCCCCAATCTGATTCCAGTTATTTTTTACAAAGTCCACCAACTTGACAAATATAAATTAACATATATAATATTTAGCAAATATTTCTACAAATCATGATTGAAAATGTAAAACCCAAGACAGACACCAATCTGAGACCAATGTACGAGGGGGGGGTGGAAGAACTATGGTTTGAGGAATTTGGCACAGAACCTGATCGAGAATCTCCAGAATTTAAGGCTTATCTTGAGAAAAAATTAAGACCTATAGACTTTGAAAACCGGCAAGGTTGGGAAAGAAATTCAACATTAGAAACTCAAATTGTAGAAGCCATGGGGCGAAAACTTCGTAGAGCACTTGGTGACACAAGTATTACAAATGAAGTTGACTCCTAAATACCAATTCTAAGAATGATATTTGGGTAGTCTGTGAGTATTCTCCGAAAACTAAAGATGAAACTATAATAAGTAGAAAAGTTTGTGATACCAACAAAATATAATGTGTTTTATGCTTTTAAGATATTCAAATATTCCTTAAAAATAAACTGGCGGTTTCGTTTGTAGCCGGTTACTTCTTTGAGAATATTGAGCTTCACAAAACTTGCCAATAGGTTTTGCGCGGCCTGGGGGCTGATCTCTAATTGTCTCCGAACACGAATTGAATCAACAAAAGGCTTGTGAAAAAGAAGCTGGGCAAGTTTTGTAGCATTTTTTGCTCTACGTCCAAGAGTGGGAATTTTTTCGTGAAAAATATTGTTCTGCAATGTGTTAATCTTATCGGTTGTAATAATCCCCTGTTTCGCCGTTTGTACCACTCCATCAAGAAAAAAAGAAACCCATTTTATCACTCCATCCTGACTACTTCTGGCATAGTCAAGCGAGTCATAGTATGCTCTCCGGTTTTTTTCAAAAAAGTCGGAAATATATAGGATGGGTTGCTGAAGTATATTTTTTTCAAGAAGATATAGGGGTATAAGCATCCGTCCAATGCGACCGTTTCCATCGAGGAAGGGATGGATTGTTTCAAATTGAAAATGAATAAGCGCGATTTTTATGAGGTCGGGAATAGGGATTTTTTCATCTTGTATAAATGCCTCAAGATTTTTCATTGCTTCACCGACTAATTCAGGCGAAGGGGGCACAAAGTGTGCGTTATCTGGACGGCTTCCGCCAATCCAATTCTGACTTTTTCTGTACTGACCTGGTGATTTGTTTTTTCCACGATTTTGATCAAGGAGCACGCTATGGGCATTCCGAATAAGC
Coding sequences within:
- a CDS encoding phosphodiester glycosidase family protein, yielding MKRCLAFLLSLFLVISAISQTSVALAEQLFQSDPFQGDPFQSDPFQGSPLNPVFDPFPVEENPTTTESYTVLMREYRLLSENKALDGSSLTEEELQEKQADLKIRLEDFLAFEQENLATASVSEERKQNYFSHITDMIDALSLGKTEIIYSPSGASEVSSLSALFDSFLVDAPLLNTPSSFDFSQEEIQVESLELGNVNTLIQASGNIVSLSQELPVLADVQEDGNEIIINEEISALAEELGKNPVRITNFVKENIVYEPYYGAKKGALGCLRERVCNDTDAASLAIALLRASGIPARYRKSPVLMSIDQLKKLLAVEEARTVYATLYWNLIPVFVLDASAQGIHLDTYDFSGETHFVVEWVHPEMYFEYDQLAGNRSNDLDFSSATNTAEVETILRESSQFSKKQWIGIEPVLQEYIRDPKEIVHDTASFDTQTFWTDFLSYQGDLSPLEKYIDDLKTQTGKDITEEQYQSTLSTVGRVQDILPPTLPYFPVSTSTIATEQWSVLPNSKRHRVDISLRKQSDNTELLSTTFYGNEINNVPVDLGYEGATEADKDTIASYEGIYATPAHLVAIVPKLHSEGIQEVGTTPISIGDRLILKYEYSLDSQNLYEAEKFSIAGNSEGIFITLSKVAPDPTLDDESDPDRNSRILLEGNAALAREYLRRAQESGDLLKKTFDFNFQLGFAQATVTQNRILAPSNGVPTAFDFKGLTIDAAIVFGGMYSHRGNYKNHFTDMTLLLGEQFSYDEAQFFEDIAGLEAISTVQGLQYAYANPQDYAVYTITSSNASVIDSLSLSQNTKQNMHADVQAGRTIITPNKPITKDGFTGVLYISLSPDGTGNYSIGEQVSNGGWTVSFLKNGEKVGSYFYEDLYNGEYVFVYGDSISEKDEGMKCFLTKSEFDNFSVENPDYGYEYGLPCIPKTTKMFGDVDHTYALATHGAWFKSNAKGYEYWKERREIRDMIDVYITDNSGTLTPELIKIGNNFSMYDNFRFSPKLGTYIEGACEDQQSTYCPNNDESVLYYSPNTSGGNIFRVKGKVLTKLEEDDQKAIQELGIPTDHEQYATDSGFGSGGTYQNFMEGQVYMMTTKENEILSENKQKAYYVPSEIDNYYNNNGGSGGKFGFPESDPYSYESGLAQNFEGTRIDNTAGHALHSPVLYKTDGNHHFLIIDLNSSLERRACFKHYINLEDGVRIGDTDSNGNIKKNFILSTFKSILTSAVSSVVDNRKLNGFEPTAVINGDYYEDNQDDSNFGLRDVNFSLGHDYSGDRRWTSVAISSENDVIFTTDDPENIANQYKSNIIGGGPKLMTNGVPRTNGEEGEETCEEIMGKGSKWIPLIDNPCDFHAQRTVLGITEENYMVLLVTGGWFGYKGLDFYKIDDVMNQYKNVFGNLKEVNMFDSGGSSSLMFEGEIKQKNKPLMSLLMVYEGEACTQ
- a CDS encoding Fic family protein: MTAYLSTTFPGETRKKESYQFFLPADIFLTQHLTFDLAIQKQLEQATLVLGQFSAKITSIPNIELFISSYINKEAVQSSRIEGTKTEIDGAFEEDETEIDPEKRDDWKELHQYIAALKNALSERQKLPICERLIRNAHSVLLDQNRGKNKSPGQYRKSQNWIGGSRPDNAHFVPPSPELVGEAMKNLEAFIQDEKIPIPDLIKIALIHFQFETIHPFLDGNGRIGRMLIPLYLLEKNILQQPILYISDFFEKNRRAYYDSLDYARSSQDGVIKWVSFFLDGVVQTAKQGIITTDKINTLQNNIFHEKIPTLGRRAKNATKLAQLLFHKPFVDSIRVRRQLEISPQAAQNLLASFVKLNILKEVTGYKRNRQFIFKEYLNILKA